A stretch of DNA from Equus asinus isolate D_3611 breed Donkey chromosome 20, EquAss-T2T_v2, whole genome shotgun sequence:
AGagtttttgagttttttgagCAGCTGCCAGGCATCTGGCTGGTGGATGGGTCAGAAGGGGTCAATGGAGACAGAGGCCAGGGCAGGAGTGGGCCTGAGCTGGGTGGTTGTGGAATTCAGACCCTTTGCTGGGAAAGGCTGGGGTTCCTGGAAAAGATGGGAGGGATACTGCATTTGCATAGAAAGAATTCTGGCTCCAGAAGGCACATGTGGTGGAAGGACAAAAGTGGGGCCTTTGGTTATttaaagacctgggttcaaaccccagctctgctccttcccGGCTGGGTGATCCTGGAGCCtcccttaccctctctgagctcagGTTTCTTAAATCGGGGTGATCATATTTGATGGGCAGTCTATTGTGAAGATCCGATGAGACCATGGGTctgaaaatgctaaataaaaatataaaatgtggagTGGGTGCTAGAGAAGTATGAGTTTCTAGATGAGAAACCAGAGTGGTAATGTGACCTGATGGGTCTCACGCAGCAAAATCATAGTCATGTCATCAAAGATGTGGGTTGGGCCCCCGGCGGTCTTTTCCCCTGCCCCCTACCCCACCTCTGGGGCTGATGTGGACCCGGCCATGGGAAGTGAAGCCTCtgacaggggtgggggtggggagcagcagCAGAAAGGAGGTCAAACCTGGGGAGGGTGAGGGAGAAAGGTAGGCTCAGGGACCGGGGCTCTGCCCCACGGGATGAAGGCTTGAATGAGATCTGGGGGGAGTCAAGATAAAAACTGATGACAGGAGTGCAAACTGCATTTTTCCCTTTTGGAAACATGCTAACCCCAGCTGGGTAGCTTTCACTCTCTGGGCCCATAGAGGGAACCCAGGATGTGGGACCCGGAGGCCTGGGTCCCAGCTTGGCCCTGCTGCTCACTGGCTCTGGATCACCCTAGATGATATGTGGCTCAGtttcctgtaaaatgggataataatcagtacagggttttttgttgttttggttttttttaaagattttatttttccttcttctccccaaagtgccccgatacacagttgtatatttttagttgtgggcccctctagttgtggcatgtgggacgccacctcagcatggcctgatgagcagtgccatgtccacgcccaggatccgaaaccctgggctcccgaagtggagagcacaaacttaaccactcggccgcggggccggccccaggacatGGTTTTTTGTTAGTTCATTTGTCCTTCTATCTGTCTGTCATCTCTCTGCCTGTCTACCCATCAAACCTTCCTTGATTCCCTCCCTGATGCCAGCACTGTCTGTGGTGCCAGAGACAGGGGGCCGGATGGGGTCATCCAGACATGGGGTGCTTAGGCTGGGATGGAGGAACGCCCAGCAACCTGGGAGGCCAGCGGAGAAGCCTAGCCAATCCTGATGGGGCCTCAGGTCATCCTTCCTAGAGGAGCATGTCTGGTTCCACCTCCTGCTGCACCCACTAATGCCCgctgctctccctgccctccccctccccaggtggaCAAGGAGGTCTTGTGCCAGGGCCTTGGTCTGCTCCAGGTCCCCTCGGGGCTCCCGCGGGACATCGAGGCCCTCAACCTATCAGGAAACCAGCTGCGGAGCATCCTGGCGTCACCCCTGGGCTTTTACACCGCCATTCGTCACCTGGACCTGAGCACCAATGAGATCAGCTTCCTCCAGCCAGGGGTCTTCCAGGCCCTCCCCCACCTGGAGCACATCAACCTGGCCCACAACCGCCTGGCGGTGGGCACCGCGCTGAGCACTGGTGGTCTGGGCCCCCTGCCGCACGTGTTGTCCCTGGACTTGTCCGGGAACAGCCTGTACAGCGGCCTGGTGGAGCGGCTGCTGGGGGAGGCGCCCGCCCTGCGCTCCCTCTCGCTGGCGGAGAACAGCCTGACACGCCTCGCCCGCCACACCTTTGGGGGCACGCCAGCGCTGGAGCGGCTCGACCTGCACAGCAACGTGCTCATGGACATCGAGGACGGCGCTTTTGACGCCCTGCCCCGCCTGGCCCACCTCAATCTCTCCAGGAACTCCCTCACCTGCATCTCCGACTTCAGCCTCCAGCAGCTGCGGGTGCTGGACCTCAGCTGCAACAGCATCGAGGCCTTTCAGACAGCTCCGGAGCCCCGGGCCGAGTACCAGCTCACCTGGCTCGACCTGCGGGAGAACAAGCTGCTCCACTTCCCTGACCTGGCCGCGCTCCCAAGACTCACCTTCCTGAACGTGTCCAACAACCTCATCCGGCTCCCTGTGGGGCCGCCCCCGGGCGGCGAGGGCCTCCACGCACCTTCCGAGGGTTGGTCGGCGCTGCCCCTCTTGAACCCCAGCCGGAACGCCAGCGCCCACCCACTCTCCCAGCTCTTGAATCTGGATTTGAGCTACAATGAGATCGAGCTCATTCCCCAGGGCTTTCTTGAGCACCTCACCTCCCTGCGCTTCCTGAACCTCAGCCGAAACTGCTTGCGGGCTTTTGAGGCCCAGCGGGCgggctccctgccctgcctcGTGCTCCTGGACGTCAGCCACAATGCGCTGGAGATGCTGGAGCTGGGtgccagagccctggggtccctgCGGACGCTGCTCCTACAGGACAATGCCCTGCGGGACCTGCCCCCATATACCTTTGCCGGCCTGGTCAGCCTGCAGAGGCTCAACCTGCAGGGGAACCGAGTCAGCCCCTGTGGGGGCCCCGGGGAGCCTGGACCCCCAGGCTGTGTGGCCTTCTCTGGCATCTCCTCCCTCCGCATCCTGAACCTGGTGGACAATGAGATGGAGATGCTGAGGGCAGGTGCCT
This window harbors:
- the LRRC32 gene encoding transforming growth factor beta activator LRRC32, which encodes MSHQILLLLAVLTLSLAASQHRDQVSCKMVDKEVLCQGLGLLQVPSGLPRDIEALNLSGNQLRSILASPLGFYTAIRHLDLSTNEISFLQPGVFQALPHLEHINLAHNRLAVGTALSTGGLGPLPHVLSLDLSGNSLYSGLVERLLGEAPALRSLSLAENSLTRLARHTFGGTPALERLDLHSNVLMDIEDGAFDALPRLAHLNLSRNSLTCISDFSLQQLRVLDLSCNSIEAFQTAPEPRAEYQLTWLDLRENKLLHFPDLAALPRLTFLNVSNNLIRLPVGPPPGGEGLHAPSEGWSALPLLNPSRNASAHPLSQLLNLDLSYNEIELIPQGFLEHLTSLRFLNLSRNCLRAFEAQRAGSLPCLVLLDVSHNALEMLELGARALGSLRTLLLQDNALRDLPPYTFAGLVSLQRLNLQGNRVSPCGGPGEPGPPGCVAFSGISSLRILNLVDNEMEMLRAGAFLHTPLTELDLSANPGLDVAIGALAGLEASLEVLALQGNGLAVLQVDLPCFSCLKRLNLAENRLSRLPAWTQAVSLEVLDLRNNSFSLLPGSAMGGLETSLRRLYLRGNPLSCCGNGWLASQLHQGRVDVDATQDLICRFGSQEEVSLSHVRPEDCEKGGLKTVNLIIILTFTLVAAILLTTLATCCCVRQQKFNQQFKA